In Planctobacterium marinum, the DNA window AGTGGCGATTAAAAAGATTGGTTAAGGTATCGTGTGATGCCAGGTGGCTAAGTTGCATCTCAGCTTTTTTGCGGTCATCGATGTTGTCCAGGTTAACCGTCACCCCCGATACTTTTCCTTTGCGATACAAATCGTTAAATTGTACCTCTACCCAAATGGCTTCACCGGATTTAATTTCTAACTGAAATTCAATACGCTTTGAGCCAGTTTGTCCTTCTAACATTTGGCTCATATGGTATTCGACATACTGTCTGGTATTGCCATCATCACCGAAAGCAAAATCAGCCAACGATCTTCCCATGGTATCTTCGCGAGAAAAGCCCGTCAGTAATACCCAAGCTTTATTAATAAACTTAATATAACCATCGGTATCCAGTTCCATAACGACTGTAGATAGGTGGTTTAGCAAACGAGTGTGGGCTTCTGATAGCTGCCGAAACTGCTCTTCCCGACGCTTGATGGTAATAACCTTTTCTTCAAACTGACTATTGCTTACGAGATAATTTTCCCTCTGGGAAGCGATAGCGATGACTTTCCTGAGCTGTTCGCCTTTGAAGGGTTTGGAGATAAAGTCCACCGCGCCTTGAATCAATAACTCTTCCGCCAATTCAGTACTGCCATGGGCGGTCATAATCACAACAGCTTGTTGGGGGTTCGCGGCCAAAACGTGCTTTAGTACTTCCCCACCCGACATTTCCGGCAGTTGCACATCCAACAAGACAATATCGAAGTGTCCGTCACGAAACTTGCTAACACCTTGTGTGCCGGTTGTGGCTATTTGTACCTTATAGTTGTTTTTTAAAAGTCTATGAGCCAATTCAGCAATATCAGGGTCGTCTTCCACCACTAACACCGACATACGGTTATCGGGCGTTTCCGTGGTATCAGAAAAGCTCAAAATCAAGTCAGGCAGTGTTTCAAGGTGTTCACAAGCAACAACGTGATTGATAGTAAAGGCATGTGCTGTGGTTTTAGCGATGTGTTCGCAGAATGTATCGGTAATGAGGATGTAAGGTGTTTCGGCGGGTACTCTAAATAAGTTGGCTCTTACCATACGTACCAGACGCCAGGCGTCCATTTGACCAATCAAGGTGTCAGAGACAATGACATCGAATTCTTGCTGCTTTAGCTTGGTTACTGCACTGCTAGCATCTGTTACGTGCAATACTTCTGCGTTGTGCTCTGCTAATAGTTCCGTTACGGACTGCCGCCTCTTCACACTGTCGGTGATCAGCAGTACTGAAATCGATGTCGCCATTCGTTTCCTTTCTTCAGATTGCTTCTGTTATTGGCATTTAAAGTTCACATACTAGCCGGAATCTTGGGAAACTAAAATACTCAACAGGTTTAATTGCTCAAATTCTGACATGTAACAACGACGGAGCCACCGCATCCGCCAGCTCACCACTAACTCCAGCTTTGTTATTTGAGATCAAAATGCACTTTTTAACCCCTGCCGCTTTACCGGCAATCATATCGGTGATTTTGTCGCCTATCATCACCGATTCTGACAAATCCAAATCCAGTTCATGAGCTGCGGCGTAAAGCATACCGGGTTTTGGCTTACGACAATC includes these proteins:
- a CDS encoding diguanylate cyclase, translated to MATSISVLLITDSVKRRQSVTELLAEHNAEVLHVTDASSAVTKLKQQEFDVIVSDTLIGQMDAWRLVRMVRANLFRVPAETPYILITDTFCEHIAKTTAHAFTINHVVACEHLETLPDLILSFSDTTETPDNRMSVLVVEDDPDIAELAHRLLKNNYKVQIATTGTQGVSKFRDGHFDIVLLDVQLPEMSGGEVLKHVLAANPQQAVVIMTAHGSTELAEELLIQGAVDFISKPFKGEQLRKVIAIASQRENYLVSNSQFEEKVITIKRREEQFRQLSEAHTRLLNHLSTVVMELDTDGYIKFINKAWVLLTGFSREDTMGRSLADFAFGDDGNTRQYVEYHMSQMLEGQTGSKRIEFQLEIKSGEAIWVEVQFNDLYRKGKVSGVTVNLDNIDDRKKAEMQLSHLASHDTLTNLFNRHYFDTELVRLSETAQSQEVVHSLLYLDLDHFKVINDTQGHHQGDIILKEVATAISSIKREADVFCRVGGDEFALLLPRTDRHEARDIANEICALLQQGHYQFGDRIFKISCSIGATEINGEQTEPETYLQQADIALYVAKKRGRNLVHVFEKADKETEDFQISVQWVHVLQEAISKDQLILHFQPVVDAETRNVHYFEALVRLEIDGKLIFPGEFIPAIERVEDINLLDHQVISKAMSMISKYPVLKKSCHQSFSTSLQ